A segment of the Natronincola ferrireducens genome:
GAATCCCATAATGTTAACCCCGTGCTGTCCTAATGCAGGACCAACCGGTGGTGCTGGAGTAGCTTTCCCCGCTGGAATTTGTAATTTAATTTGTCCTACTACTTTTTTTGCCATGTGTTTCCACCTCCTTATCATTGTAGACCTAATAAATTTGTCAGTAAAAATTTTACAATGGTTCTACCTGAGAAAATTCTAGTTCTACAGGCGTATCTCTTCCAAACATAGAAATCATCACCTTGAAGGTTTCTTTTTCCATGTTCACATGTTCGATTTTGCCTATAAAACTTTCAAAAGGCCCAGAAATCACACGAACTGTGTCTCCCACCTTCAAGCCAATTTCACGGCGAACTTCCTCCACACCCATAGATCTTACTTCTGCATCTGTTAAGGGTATAGGCTTAGAGCTAGGTCCAACAAACCCAGTAACCCCTCGGGTGTTTCGTACGATGTACCAAGTTTCATCTGTCATGATCATTTTTATCATTACATAACCTGGAAACAATTTAGTTTCCTTCATTTTCTTTTTGCCGTTTTTTATTTCCATTTTTTCTTCAGTAGGTACTTTGATTTCTAAAATAAAATCCTCCATACCTCTATTGGTGACCATTTTCTCAATATTCACCTTAACCTTGTTTTCATAGCCAGAATAGGTATGCACTACATACCACCTTGCTTCTTGGGACGTATATTGGGACATATATAAGGAGCACCTACCCGTAGATAGATTACTCTCCCCTCCTTTTAACTTAGTAAGCATTATAGTTATCTAATAATTAAACCTAACCCAAACCCAAAAAAGGTATCTAGGGCCCATAGTACAATTGTTGCCAATATACAAGAAGCTATAACAACACCTGTATGATTTTTTAATTCTGCTTTATTAGGCCAATTAACTTTTTTAAGTT
Coding sequences within it:
- the nusG gene encoding transcription termination/antitermination protein NusG; the encoded protein is MSQYTSQEARWYVVHTYSGYENKVKVNIEKMVTNRGMEDFILEIKVPTEEKMEIKNGKKKMKETKLFPGYVMIKMIMTDETWYIVRNTRGVTGFVGPSSKPIPLTDAEVRSMGVEEVRREIGLKVGDTVRVISGPFESFIGKIEHVNMEKETFKVMISMFGRDTPVELEFSQVEPL
- the secE gene encoding preprotein translocase subunit SecE; the encoded protein is MTTQANTNAKAKNLGKYLRGVKSELKKVNWPNKAELKNHTGVVIASCILATIVLWALDTFFGFGLGLIIR